The nucleotide window ACCTCAGATTCCAGCTGCCCGCCTCCCGACTGGACTGGCGCAGCATAAAACTGCCTTCCGATGAAGCAACCGTTGGTGGAGAAGATTGATTTTTACTATAACGCGGAGGGTTATATGGTGTTTACCGAAAAGTATCATCTAGACCGCGGCTACTGTTGTGGCAACGGTTGTAAACATTGTCCATTTGCATATGAAAACGTACCCGAACCCAAAAAGTCCCTCCTCCTCAAACGACGCAGCGAAGAAAAAGACGGGCAGTGAGCCCGCCTCTTTCTTTGACGTGGTTTATAAAATAGTCCGTAAAATACCCAAAGGCCGTGTCACCACTTACGGTGCCATCGCGGAAGCCGCTGACATCAAACTCACGCCCCGGATGGTGGGCTGGGCTATGAACGGCGCCGGCCGTGTCAAGCCGGTCGTACCCGCCCATCGGGTAGTCAACCGTAACGGCGAACTTAGCGGACGACATTTTTTTGCCACCCCTACCCTTATGCAGGAACTACTTGAACAGGAAGGGGTTACGGTAAAAAATGACAAGATAACCGACTTTAAAACCGTATTTTG belongs to Chitinophaga sp. HK235 and includes:
- a CDS encoding DUF5522 domain-containing protein translates to MVFTEKYHLDRGYCCGNGCKHCPFAYENVPEPKKSLLLKRRSEEKDGQ
- a CDS encoding MGMT family protein, yielding MKTYPNPKSPSSSNDAAKKKTGSEPASFFDVVYKIVRKIPKGRVTTYGAIAEAADIKLTPRMVGWAMNGAGRVKPVVPAHRVVNRNGELSGRHFFATPTLMQELLEQEGVTVKNDKITDFKTVFWDPGARKAPSAVKKKD